One genomic segment of Natrononativus amylolyticus includes these proteins:
- a CDS encoding glycoside hydrolase family 88 protein translates to MAVKITELEERVANNVLNRNMEAETWQKAVGINGLLKTKEERFVQGAKNLIDRSVETQTSRGALSLGALDPTVLDTPEWPDYKSGYFQCSPATLGYSVLDQYEMSGNEKYLQAAEKQYNHLISAKRTADGGISYNTIVNELWIDALYMVSPFLARYGEVTNNHRAFQEAVNQILIHKKYLWDENTQLFRHIWRETPNTYPESSLWSRGNGWAAAGIIDTLIHLPDDVKNYEKVVDTLVELLESIIGFQDSSGLWHHILDDPASSLETSGTLMFIYAINMSLDGEYTNGNNYLKASKKALKASKGFVDDLGNVNRVALPPGGPGVPLGNTSYGQGWFLLASASDRLLE, encoded by the coding sequence ATGGCAGTAAAGATCACGGAACTAGAGGAAAGAGTAGCGAATAATGTTCTAAATCGGAATATGGAGGCGGAGACATGGCAAAAAGCAGTAGGGATCAATGGATTACTAAAAACCAAGGAGGAACGGTTTGTACAGGGCGCTAAAAACCTAATTGATAGATCAGTTGAGACACAAACTAGTCGCGGTGCACTCTCACTTGGAGCATTAGATCCTACAGTACTCGACACACCGGAATGGCCGGATTACAAATCAGGATATTTCCAATGTTCACCAGCGACACTGGGTTACAGCGTATTAGACCAGTATGAGATGAGTGGGAATGAGAAATATTTACAAGCAGCAGAAAAACAATACAACCATCTAATCTCTGCAAAAAGAACTGCTGACGGCGGCATTTCATACAATACTATTGTAAATGAATTATGGATTGATGCGTTATATATGGTCTCACCTTTTCTCGCACGATATGGTGAAGTTACGAATAATCACAGGGCATTCCAAGAAGCTGTAAACCAAATCTTAATTCACAAGAAATATTTATGGGATGAAAACACTCAGTTATTTAGACATATTTGGAGAGAGACGCCAAATACCTATCCCGAAAGCTCACTCTGGTCTAGAGGGAACGGTTGGGCTGCTGCAGGAATCATTGACACATTAATCCACTTACCTGACGACGTTAAAAATTATGAAAAAGTAGTAGACACACTAGTAGAACTGTTAGAATCAATAATTGGTTTTCAAGACAGTAGCGGATTATGGCATCATATTCTTGATGACCCAGCATCATCATTAGAAACCTCTGGTACTCTTATGTTCATATATGCTATTAATATGTCCCTGGACGGAGAGTATACTAATGGGAACAATTATCTCAAGGCATCAAAAAAGGCCTTGAAGGCTTCAAAGGGTTTTGTCGACGATTTAGGAAATGTAAACAGAGTTGCACTCCCACCAGGTGGGCCTGGTGTTCCATTAGGGAACACATCATACGGACAAGGTTGGTTTCTTCTTGCTAGTGCGTCTGATAGACTACTTGAGTAA
- a CDS encoding MFS transporter, with protein sequence MALPVLLPYIQTEFGLSLSIVGLLVTLLWLGGAIGQLPGGILADWYSEGLIMTLSLGLVVIALTFVVLAPNAATLFIAVLIWGLATSLYPIARITILSKTYPERLGSALGLTMATGDVGQTFVPAIAGTLAALLVWQAGLGFVIPLLIVGGVGIWFIVPRQSRADNSTETLSLNTARYVVDELRRPTMMFVSFILILFFFFWQAFTSFFPTYLVIEKGFSATMAGILFGVFFAAGAIVKPIAGMAYDRIGMRWALISVLLGPVGGLLLLPIVESLEMIVIVTLAISTMLGNGAVTQSFVAEQFPSDIQGTGLGAVRTASAIVGATGPVLFGIVADHGFFNEGYVALAVILVIVILLTYRMPHPRGSQ encoded by the coding sequence ATGGCTTTGCCTGTGTTACTTCCCTATATACAGACTGAATTCGGCCTTAGTCTTTCTATCGTCGGGCTCTTAGTGACGTTGCTCTGGCTCGGTGGAGCAATCGGGCAATTGCCAGGAGGCATTCTTGCAGATTGGTATAGTGAAGGTTTGATCATGACCCTCAGCTTGGGGCTGGTAGTAATCGCTCTCACGTTTGTTGTTCTTGCACCAAACGCAGCCACGTTGTTTATCGCGGTTTTGATATGGGGACTCGCCACTTCGCTATATCCGATTGCTCGCATCACGATTCTCTCTAAGACCTATCCAGAGCGACTCGGAAGCGCTCTCGGGCTTACCATGGCAACGGGAGATGTTGGACAAACTTTCGTCCCTGCAATTGCGGGAACGCTCGCAGCTTTGCTTGTCTGGCAAGCAGGGCTCGGTTTTGTGATACCGCTTCTCATTGTTGGGGGAGTTGGCATTTGGTTCATCGTTCCGAGGCAATCTCGGGCAGACAACTCAACGGAGACATTGTCTCTGAACACGGCTCGCTACGTCGTAGATGAGTTGCGCCGTCCCACGATGATGTTTGTGAGTTTCATTCTCATCCTCTTTTTCTTCTTCTGGCAGGCTTTCACGTCGTTCTTTCCGACCTATCTAGTTATTGAAAAAGGATTTTCGGCAACGATGGCAGGTATCCTTTTTGGGGTGTTCTTCGCAGCAGGTGCGATTGTAAAACCGATTGCTGGGATGGCCTATGATCGGATTGGAATGCGATGGGCACTCATTAGCGTCCTCCTTGGTCCGGTCGGGGGGCTCCTTCTTCTCCCAATAGTCGAAAGCCTCGAAATGATCGTCATAGTGACGCTGGCGATCAGTACCATGCTCGGAAACGGAGCGGTCACTCAATCGTTCGTCGCAGAGCAGTTCCCGTCCGATATACAGGGAACCGGACTTGGGGCTGTTAGAACGGCGTCAGCAATCGTCGGCGCGACGGGGCCGGTACTATTCGGGATTGTAGCGGATCACGGTTTTTTTAACGAAGGATATGTTGCCCTTGCAGTGATTTTAGTGATCGTGATCTTGCTCACGTATCGAATGCCCCACCCGAGGGGGAGCCAGTAA
- a CDS encoding UvrD-helicase domain-containing protein yields MTSPNAKQRQLIDSTDGLYLVDAGAGTGKTFTVTHRYAEIVAQDDVEPDDVLLITFTRNAATEMKDRIVANCPYEMRVLKDAPIQTFHSLCNDILDQHGFHAPTYLGIDDAITNSTRILENETIEEEYFQEFIGRFSDSHPEYADLFRCLTDPTELLGLINNLAAKGVFPTADGWYRDGDRHLEGEFEAFREVFNELNEPRNDGNKQSKLRSKLGQYGANKCYLPDAPDRSELRGPRGSKMVPEDIAERAFDENREQLLAFVHDVYFEYLEFTLSRNYLNFAFLQLFAFVLLCEDDDLRESLSFEYVMVDEFQDSSEIQFKLTLLLAGTNNICVVGDWKQSIYSFQYAAIENITEFESRLKRFAGELNDDADRVSFSVDPVTMIELEQNYRSTQAILDFAEHALVTPASSRESIDTDSIRERIVSLFSNTDHEHSQIEAFQHDEEHEAILTKVQDIVGNDTYAVEDDDGVLRPPEFGDIAVLTRTRDFGRDLLSVAEDYELPMAYEGGIELFRTDQAKLLLGWLRILESDADRGWAVVLEQAGYTLDEINYILETEAYPENMATFRTELAALETTNAVARRVFDRYGYDGSTADVILTTIQSVHSATTMTLGDLVRFIEQGIESGYTQEVHTGAGTNAVTVQTIHSVKGLEHPIVILANMNRGKFPSSGGRSSILTYSELTGLRQRKYYAEAHGDPHIYDNWRYDVLRHCQPMGYDEERRLLYVAMTRAKDHLLFSAGGEPNSFLEELPVAVDVLEPAVERSSGSETVQSQLTVSIPQPDGPQGYSPHSLMSDEVYEDVTDGKGMEFGSAVHEFAERYALGEQVSPENDDEQNIKTLLDSLEGRLVVEEQAYLPLEVNGEQVTLSGIVDLVHVTCDRVEIIDYKTDRGRQAESEYQTQLSVYYHALDDWFAGRDVTASIYYTATDTRVQIDPLSKMELAELLYR; encoded by the coding sequence ATGACGTCACCAAATGCAAAGCAACGCCAGCTCATCGACAGCACCGATGGGTTGTATCTCGTGGATGCTGGCGCTGGCACCGGAAAGACGTTCACAGTTACACACCGCTATGCAGAAATCGTCGCCCAAGACGATGTCGAACCGGACGACGTTCTCCTGATTACGTTCACTCGTAACGCGGCGACAGAGATGAAAGATCGAATCGTCGCCAACTGTCCGTACGAGATGCGGGTACTGAAGGACGCGCCGATTCAGACCTTCCACAGCCTTTGTAACGACATTCTCGACCAACACGGCTTTCATGCACCGACCTATCTCGGCATCGACGATGCGATCACCAACTCCACACGCATTCTCGAGAACGAAACGATCGAGGAGGAGTACTTCCAAGAGTTCATCGGACGCTTTAGCGATAGCCACCCGGAGTATGCAGATCTATTCCGATGTCTCACGGACCCGACTGAGCTACTCGGGCTCATCAATAACCTCGCCGCTAAAGGCGTCTTTCCGACCGCTGATGGCTGGTATCGCGACGGTGATCGACACCTCGAGGGCGAGTTCGAGGCATTCCGTGAGGTATTCAACGAGCTAAACGAGCCCCGAAACGATGGCAATAAACAGTCGAAACTGCGCTCGAAACTCGGTCAATACGGCGCGAACAAGTGTTATCTCCCAGACGCGCCTGATCGATCGGAGCTACGAGGGCCTCGTGGATCAAAGATGGTTCCCGAGGACATCGCTGAACGTGCATTTGATGAAAACCGCGAGCAGCTCCTTGCCTTCGTCCACGATGTCTACTTCGAGTACCTCGAGTTCACGCTCAGCCGGAACTATCTAAACTTCGCCTTCCTTCAGTTGTTCGCGTTCGTCTTACTCTGTGAGGATGATGACCTCCGGGAGTCACTATCGTTCGAGTATGTGATGGTCGATGAGTTCCAGGACTCCAGTGAGATCCAGTTCAAACTCACACTGTTGCTCGCCGGGACGAACAACATCTGTGTTGTCGGCGACTGGAAACAAAGCATCTACTCGTTTCAGTATGCTGCAATCGAAAACATCACTGAGTTCGAATCTCGTCTCAAACGGTTTGCTGGCGAGTTGAACGACGATGCCGACCGCGTTAGTTTCTCGGTGGACCCGGTCACCATGATCGAACTCGAGCAAAACTACCGCTCAACGCAGGCAATCCTCGACTTTGCCGAACACGCCCTCGTGACGCCTGCAAGTAGCCGTGAATCGATCGACACTGACTCGATCCGTGAGCGGATCGTCTCGTTGTTTTCGAACACCGACCACGAACACTCACAAATTGAAGCGTTCCAGCACGACGAGGAGCACGAGGCAATCCTCACCAAGGTCCAGGACATCGTCGGCAACGATACCTACGCTGTCGAAGACGACGATGGCGTCTTGCGCCCACCGGAGTTCGGTGACATTGCAGTCTTGACTCGGACTCGTGACTTCGGTCGTGACTTGCTATCAGTCGCAGAGGACTACGAGCTACCGATGGCTTACGAGGGTGGGATCGAACTCTTCCGCACTGATCAGGCGAAACTCCTGCTTGGTTGGTTGCGTATCCTCGAGTCAGATGCGGATCGAGGCTGGGCGGTTGTTCTCGAGCAGGCGGGTTACACACTCGATGAGATCAACTACATCCTCGAGACCGAGGCGTACCCCGAGAACATGGCGACGTTCCGGACAGAATTGGCGGCACTTGAGACGACTAACGCAGTTGCTCGACGAGTATTCGATCGGTATGGCTATGATGGCTCAACAGCGGACGTCATCTTGACGACGATCCAGTCGGTCCACAGCGCGACAACGATGACACTCGGAGATCTGGTCCGCTTCATCGAACAGGGGATCGAGTCTGGGTACACCCAGGAGGTACACACCGGCGCCGGCACCAACGCGGTTACTGTCCAGACCATCCACTCAGTGAAGGGCCTCGAGCATCCGATCGTGATCCTCGCGAATATGAACCGCGGGAAGTTCCCCTCCTCTGGTGGTCGGAGTAGTATACTTACGTACTCAGAGCTCACAGGACTCCGTCAGCGCAAGTACTACGCTGAGGCCCATGGTGATCCCCATATCTACGACAACTGGCGCTATGACGTTCTGAGACACTGCCAGCCAATGGGGTATGACGAAGAACGGCGGTTGCTCTATGTCGCGATGACACGAGCTAAAGATCACCTGCTGTTTTCAGCTGGTGGGGAGCCGAATTCGTTCCTCGAGGAGCTACCCGTTGCCGTCGACGTACTCGAGCCAGCGGTCGAACGAAGTAGTGGCAGCGAGACTGTCCAGTCACAGCTCACGGTGTCGATTCCACAGCCAGATGGTCCGCAAGGGTACTCACCACATTCTCTGATGAGTGATGAGGTATATGAAGACGTGACCGATGGGAAGGGAATGGAGTTCGGATCGGCAGTTCATGAGTTCGCAGAACGGTATGCTCTCGGCGAACAGGTGTCTCCAGAGAACGATGATGAACAGAACATCAAGACATTGCTCGACTCACTTGAGGGACGTCTGGTGGTCGAAGAACAGGCGTATCTTCCGCTCGAGGTCAATGGTGAGCAGGTAACGCTTTCGGGGATCGTAGACCTCGTCCATGTAACGTGCGATCGCGTCGAGATTATCGACTACAAAACTGATCGCGGCCGTCAGGCGGAATCAGAGTATCAAACGCAACTTAGCGTGTACTATCACGCACTCGATGACTGGTTTGCTGGCCGAGATGTAACCGCCTCGATCTACTATACCGCTACGGATACTCGAGTTCAGATTGATCCACTTTCGAAAATGGAACTCGCGGAGTTACTTTATCGTTGA
- a CDS encoding PD-(D/E)XK nuclease family protein, whose translation MGSETELEQELQTLDSRWSQITEIPETPHSLMGIIEYSLGSQRKAEVYVNRLLRYFLDPDEPHGMGTDFLRAFLEGLPEGCGFDEDTYDLSDIQVEDQVRVSRSHNGDRVSTGEVDLVLAMPNEWFLLVELKFSAGENNLRGDGPSQTENYFQATHIDDQRKETYETGHYYLYIHPDVEPRANDPHFTNWAWEALTREVLRAFIVENTPRYPQRTAVQLHELYDDIQGITGMTTQDENTAQKVELYLEHFDAIKDVTDTFDDRWNSFTNEWGALLGEALARDEYGSYSNFDEDLTAVELNVDDEAFHTWKFRTGSSDWGTIFKDGWWRHTDDLAGEIYARPDDRNDVRIGFHHRLKRNRDLAVGEGILKFYFRNMGANDQAFIDAFNDEFSGRQEAIEQALPPATSVTGNKRDMLVATYDIETDAHDDFFEAYIAALEQAFVEHVVANEQLLMLLDSAYRDALEHVYGVSVK comes from the coding sequence ATGGGATCAGAGACGGAACTAGAACAGGAATTACAAACGCTGGACAGTCGGTGGAGTCAAATCACCGAAATTCCTGAGACCCCCCACTCGCTAATGGGGATTATCGAATACTCATTGGGTAGCCAGCGGAAAGCCGAAGTCTACGTCAACCGGTTGCTGCGGTATTTCCTCGATCCTGATGAGCCCCACGGTATGGGGACGGATTTTCTCCGGGCGTTCCTCGAGGGGCTTCCTGAGGGATGTGGCTTCGATGAAGACACCTACGATCTGTCCGATATCCAGGTCGAAGATCAGGTCCGGGTCAGCCGGAGTCATAACGGGGATCGTGTATCAACTGGTGAGGTTGACCTGGTACTAGCGATGCCCAACGAATGGTTCCTCCTGGTTGAGCTAAAATTCTCAGCGGGAGAGAACAATCTCCGCGGTGATGGCCCATCTCAGACTGAGAATTACTTCCAAGCGACCCACATTGATGACCAGCGAAAAGAGACCTACGAGACTGGCCACTACTACCTGTATATCCATCCAGATGTTGAACCTCGGGCCAATGACCCACATTTCACAAACTGGGCCTGGGAGGCACTCACGAGAGAAGTGCTACGAGCGTTCATTGTCGAAAACACACCTCGGTATCCACAGCGAACTGCCGTCCAACTCCACGAACTGTACGACGACATCCAGGGAATTACCGGAATGACTACACAAGACGAAAACACCGCGCAGAAGGTCGAACTGTATCTCGAACACTTCGATGCAATCAAAGACGTTACTGACACGTTCGACGATCGGTGGAACTCCTTCACCAATGAGTGGGGGGCGTTACTGGGTGAAGCGCTTGCTCGAGATGAGTACGGATCGTACTCTAACTTCGACGAGGATTTGACTGCTGTCGAACTCAACGTTGACGACGAAGCATTCCATACGTGGAAGTTCCGAACCGGCAGCTCCGATTGGGGAACAATCTTCAAGGATGGCTGGTGGCGTCATACCGATGACTTGGCGGGGGAGATCTATGCGCGACCCGATGATCGAAACGACGTCCGCATTGGATTTCACCATCGACTGAAGCGAAATCGAGATCTGGCTGTTGGCGAGGGTATCCTGAAGTTTTACTTCAGAAATATGGGCGCTAACGATCAGGCGTTTATCGATGCCTTCAATGATGAGTTTTCCGGCAGGCAAGAGGCGATCGAGCAGGCGCTTCCGCCTGCTACATCTGTCACTGGAAATAAGCGAGACATGCTGGTAGCGACGTATGATATCGAAACAGACGCACACGATGACTTTTTCGAGGCATACATTGCGGCCTTGGAACAGGCCTTCGTCGAGCATGTGGTAGCGAACGAACAATTGCTCATGTTACTAGATAGTGCATACCGAGACGCACTGGAACACGTGTACGGTGTCTCGGTCAAATGA
- a CDS encoding peroxiredoxin: MSHDFPLPDDLPEPEDDGEVDHLKGMEMPNLSLPETDDTTVSLQDLPPRTVIYVYPMTGRPDEDVIPEGWEDIPGARGCTPESCGFRNHYDELRDNGVGEVFGLSTQSSEYQREVRDRLHLPFEMLSDAEWELANELNLPRFNIEGDDYLKRLTLMVSDGRIEYVFYPIFPPDEHASEVLEWITDNPR; the protein is encoded by the coding sequence ATGTCCCACGACTTCCCTCTTCCGGACGACCTGCCAGAACCTGAAGATGATGGTGAGGTCGACCATCTCAAGGGAATGGAAATGCCCAACCTGTCTCTCCCAGAAACTGACGATACGACGGTCAGCCTCCAAGACCTTCCACCACGAACCGTCATCTACGTCTATCCAATGACGGGGCGTCCTGACGAGGACGTGATCCCAGAAGGGTGGGAAGATATACCGGGTGCCCGTGGCTGTACTCCTGAGTCGTGCGGGTTTCGAAACCACTACGACGAACTTCGGGACAATGGAGTCGGAGAGGTGTTCGGACTGTCTACGCAATCAAGTGAGTACCAACGTGAAGTCCGTGACCGCTTGCACCTCCCCTTCGAAATGCTCAGCGATGCCGAGTGGGAACTGGCGAATGAACTTAACTTGCCGAGGTTCAACATTGAGGGAGACGATTATCTGAAGCGGTTAACGTTAATGGTCTCTGATGGACGTATCGAATACGTCTTCTATCCAATCTTCCCACCGGACGAACATGCGAGTGAAGTTTTAGAGTGGATAACGGACAATCCTCGCTGA
- a CDS encoding zinc-binding dehydrogenase gives MRPIGKLAYLAQPQEVQIKEYEVPEPVSGAILTEVEQANVCGSELHIWRGHHPEVKNGVLGHEVLCRVKELGSDVDTDYAGEPIEEGDLVAPAYFLTCQRCPSCLKSQFNLCQNAYENWSKPPNEPPHFHGTFATHYFIHPKQYFYKIPKKLDPKVAAAANCALSQMLFGLDKVDLSYNDTVVIQGAGGLGLNTIAIAKEYGAETIVIEGVDGRIERARAFGADHIIDFREYQTVENRAKRVQELTDGQGADVGVEVAGVPDAFAEGIQLIRDGGRYLEVGNVSPGHYTSFDPGLLTRKAITIVPVIRYQPWYLKNALQFLTDNIDEYPFQELIDAEFDLVEVDEALAKSDSREITRAALIPNHQIQ, from the coding sequence ATGAGACCGATAGGAAAACTTGCTTACTTGGCACAACCACAAGAGGTCCAAATTAAAGAATATGAAGTACCTGAACCAGTGTCTGGTGCTATATTAACAGAGGTAGAACAAGCAAACGTTTGTGGATCAGAGTTACACATTTGGCGAGGACATCACCCAGAAGTTAAAAATGGTGTACTTGGCCATGAAGTATTATGTCGTGTAAAAGAACTCGGCTCTGATGTAGACACAGATTATGCTGGTGAACCAATTGAAGAAGGTGATCTCGTTGCTCCAGCATACTTCCTCACATGCCAACGATGTCCATCGTGTCTTAAGAGCCAATTTAATTTATGTCAAAACGCATATGAAAATTGGTCAAAACCACCTAATGAACCCCCTCACTTTCACGGTACATTTGCTACCCATTACTTTATTCACCCAAAACAATATTTCTATAAAATCCCAAAAAAGTTAGATCCAAAAGTAGCTGCTGCAGCGAATTGTGCCCTCTCACAAATGTTGTTTGGCTTAGATAAAGTTGATCTCAGTTATAATGATACTGTAGTTATCCAAGGTGCTGGCGGTCTTGGATTGAATACGATTGCAATTGCAAAAGAATATGGCGCAGAAACAATTGTTATTGAGGGTGTAGATGGCAGAATTGAACGAGCTCGCGCCTTTGGGGCTGATCATATTATAGACTTCCGAGAGTATCAGACTGTGGAAAATCGGGCTAAACGCGTACAAGAACTCACCGATGGGCAGGGTGCAGATGTTGGAGTTGAGGTTGCTGGTGTACCAGATGCATTTGCTGAAGGAATTCAGTTGATCAGAGATGGTGGGCGGTATCTCGAAGTCGGAAATGTGAGCCCAGGGCATTATACCTCGTTCGATCCAGGATTATTGACGAGAAAAGCAATTACCATCGTACCCGTGATTCGGTATCAACCATGGTATCTAAAAAATGCCCTTCAGTTCTTGACAGATAATATTGATGAATACCCATTCCAAGAGCTAATTGATGCAGAATTTGATTTGGTTGAGGTTGATGAAGCTTTAGCTAAATCGGACTCTCGTGAAATAACTCGAGCAGCTCTTATCCCTAACCATCAAATTCAATGA
- a CDS encoding PD-(D/E)XK nuclease family protein, with the protein MPIKRSKPIDRLYHEVADYDLVIIPDAPLASALNRRLERPHFGPFAITPRRLAARRRETAEDRLAFLEVIQETDLSWKQASYASGEVLQCWEYRGRPDAILEYDAFDTQATRAVVDCIASLKTTSRALTDYQINYDEYESVAVIGEPQLTNLEQSILPDEYDSVDRFCADSFDVPPFRIFDSHGAVIDTILTTVTPENADNIAVVLDAASEYSPLLESAFESADIPFYGGPTFTDQQDHRAFIQFLRCTVVGSDTRIKTVKPLLTCLGATIDIEHDEKRLFEVEDPELEWLCSFCAQAPTLTLHDALDAYEDRARCSLDAFRAELDRIGLLDEPITRDVIDRLTFYLETYDVPIDRENEGVLLADAKSASFVDQPVVFYLGLDESWTHDSPRRPWVDRDQEFDRNIDQFQSLLQSGEEQYYLVQDTAGGTPVTPCLYFEDLLESDFERFSDLESIRQSRTIRSMSDGFEKERVDTDSEPVTALSQSSLNSYANCPRDYFFSRLVDNPDKDYFAEGNLFHDFAEFVVNHPELVDEDIIEEAVEVMCTETQAFYRDVDLPTRRTKYRIGLETIVEYLEENVPMETDFLTPTSGWSQNFFAEYFDRPTDSPATERWFEDDDLGVKGKVDLVQSPSHLVDFKSGRKKSSTQITKHAAIEPPSDRPNFQALLYLTYYRRQHPDERLEFTFFHFLETLDEVITGGGDLDACLTTITYHPVAFDEFVQSEAVFDALCEEAPNDCNKTFSKTSYETYQAAFDVHEVPRTRDADEMATSPFGNAFTERLVADVGDYKYVRNGCMQAFRHLCDYRKSGFFVEDLDEFERFVDDQIEELNQYRRGDARFPVEGRAGEPAYRYVDHRDLILIEENAIDDETTAAEVDQ; encoded by the coding sequence GTGCCAATCAAACGGTCGAAGCCGATCGATCGACTATATCATGAGGTCGCTGACTACGATCTCGTAATCATCCCTGATGCCCCACTTGCAAGCGCTCTCAACCGGCGCCTCGAGCGTCCTCACTTCGGCCCCTTTGCAATCACACCACGACGACTTGCTGCACGTCGGCGAGAAACAGCAGAAGACCGCCTCGCCTTCCTAGAGGTCATCCAAGAGACTGATCTCAGCTGGAAACAGGCATCTTATGCGTCCGGAGAGGTGCTACAGTGCTGGGAATATCGGGGCAGGCCTGATGCAATCCTCGAGTACGATGCGTTCGATACACAAGCAACACGAGCCGTTGTAGACTGTATCGCATCGCTCAAGACGACCTCGCGAGCGCTTACTGACTATCAGATCAATTACGACGAATACGAGTCAGTGGCTGTTATTGGCGAACCACAACTAACGAATCTCGAGCAGTCGATTCTTCCCGATGAATACGACTCCGTCGATCGGTTTTGTGCCGATTCGTTCGACGTCCCACCGTTTCGGATTTTCGACTCCCATGGAGCGGTCATTGATACAATCCTTACTACGGTCACCCCAGAGAACGCCGATAATATTGCAGTCGTTCTCGATGCGGCGAGTGAGTATTCACCACTCCTCGAGTCGGCGTTCGAATCTGCAGATATCCCTTTCTATGGAGGACCGACATTCACCGACCAGCAAGACCACCGAGCTTTCATCCAATTCCTCCGTTGTACGGTCGTCGGATCTGATACCCGCATCAAAACCGTGAAACCGCTACTCACCTGCCTGGGAGCGACAATCGATATTGAGCATGATGAAAAGCGCCTTTTCGAGGTTGAAGATCCTGAACTCGAGTGGCTCTGTAGTTTTTGTGCGCAAGCGCCAACGCTCACACTTCATGATGCACTCGATGCATACGAAGATCGAGCTCGGTGTTCGCTCGATGCGTTCCGTGCCGAACTTGACCGTATTGGTCTCCTCGACGAACCGATTACGAGGGACGTCATTGATCGGCTCACGTTCTACCTTGAGACCTATGACGTCCCAATCGATCGAGAAAACGAGGGTGTCCTACTCGCAGACGCGAAATCGGCATCCTTTGTCGACCAGCCGGTCGTCTTCTACCTTGGACTCGATGAGAGCTGGACTCACGACTCGCCACGCCGCCCCTGGGTCGATCGCGACCAAGAGTTCGACAGGAACATCGACCAGTTCCAGTCACTGCTTCAAAGCGGCGAGGAACAATACTACCTCGTCCAGGATACGGCTGGGGGTACCCCCGTCACACCATGTCTGTACTTCGAAGACCTCCTCGAATCCGACTTCGAACGGTTCAGCGACCTCGAGTCAATTCGACAGTCGCGGACAATCCGGTCGATGAGTGATGGCTTCGAAAAAGAGAGGGTTGATACCGACTCCGAGCCAGTGACAGCCCTCAGCCAGTCGAGTCTCAACTCCTATGCAAACTGTCCACGGGACTACTTCTTCAGTCGCCTCGTCGACAACCCGGACAAGGACTACTTCGCGGAAGGGAACCTCTTTCACGACTTTGCGGAGTTTGTCGTAAACCACCCAGAGCTCGTCGATGAGGACATCATCGAAGAGGCCGTCGAGGTCATGTGTACTGAAACCCAGGCGTTCTACCGTGATGTTGATCTCCCTACTCGACGGACGAAGTATCGTATCGGACTCGAGACGATCGTCGAGTACCTCGAGGAGAACGTCCCGATGGAGACGGACTTTCTCACACCGACGAGTGGGTGGAGTCAAAACTTCTTTGCTGAGTATTTCGATCGGCCGACCGACTCTCCAGCAACCGAACGGTGGTTCGAAGACGATGATCTCGGCGTCAAGGGGAAAGTCGACCTCGTTCAGTCCCCATCACACCTGGTCGATTTCAAAAGTGGGCGCAAGAAATCCTCAACACAGATAACGAAACACGCCGCAATCGAGCCGCCGAGTGACCGACCGAACTTCCAGGCATTGCTGTACCTCACGTACTACCGACGCCAGCACCCAGACGAACGCCTCGAGTTCACCTTCTTTCATTTCCTCGAAACACTCGATGAGGTCATAACGGGAGGCGGCGACCTCGATGCATGCCTAACGACGATCACGTACCATCCAGTCGCGTTCGACGAATTCGTCCAATCGGAGGCCGTGTTCGACGCGCTCTGTGAGGAGGCGCCAAACGACTGTAACAAGACGTTCTCCAAGACGAGTTACGAAACCTATCAAGCAGCGTTCGACGTTCACGAGGTCCCGCGAACTCGAGATGCAGACGAGATGGCTACGTCCCCATTTGGAAACGCATTCACTGAGCGGCTGGTTGCAGACGTCGGGGACTACAAATACGTCAGAAATGGGTGTATGCAGGCGTTCCGGCATCTGTGTGACTATCGTAAATCGGGGTTCTTTGTCGAGGATCTCGATGAGTTTGAGCGGTTCGTCGACGATCAAATTGAGGAACTGAACCAGTATCGACGCGGCGACGCCCGCTTCCCGGTCGAAGGGCGGGCAGGTGAGCCCGCCTATCGATACGTGGATCATCGAGATCTGATCCTAATTGAGGAGAATGCCATCGATGACGAGACCACCGCTGCGGAGGTGGACCAATGA